Within Petrotoga sp. 9PW.55.5.1, the genomic segment TGAAATTGCCCATGCCCCGTTAACCTTTTCAGATTCAAAGGTTTCTTTTACAACTTTTTCATAAGGACGCTCTTTATCAGAGTTAGCAGGTAAAGTAATTAAAAGATTACTTTTTCCATGTAATCTATTTATCAAAACAGCTTCTAAAATATTTTTTCTTCTAATGGTTCTTGTTGGATACAAAATATTCTTATTGTTTTCTTTTATATTGAATCCAAGCTCTTTTAGTTTTGTAATTATTTGGCTTTTGCTGAATTTTTCAATTTCTTCGTTATGTTCTTTCTTCAATTCAACAGCATTTGGGAGATAAAATAAATTTTCTTCAGGTATACCTGATTTTATCAGCCTATTGTAATCTGATAGATTGATAGTTGCATAAATTATATTACTTTTTATTGGATACAAAGAGGATTTAATAAATTTTCTAACAAAAAAATAATTTTCCCATCTTGCACACTCTGGGAAATCATGAATTTGTATTATAGTCGGAACGTTTTTATTAACCACAAAATCTTTAAACACTTGAGTAAAAGCGGGGTTCTTTCCTAAATGATAGTTGTGAACCCAGTATATAGCATCTTCATCCAAAAAGTCATTCAGTTTTTTTGATATACTTTCTTTTAAACATTCAAAATCTTTTTGATCTGTGCTATCGGGATAAATGTATCCAAGTTCTTCAAAATTAACAAAATCAACATTTTCAAAAGATAGAATATCCTCTATTCCTTCTATACCCATTTTTTTTGAACCAAATATTGTGAAATTATAATCATCTCTCAAAGTTTTTACTATATTTTTGACAACGGTAGTTACACCGCCTTTTAAATAATGATAGTGGAAGACGAAAATCTTTCTCATACTTTTTCACCTTTTGAAAATTTTTGTTGGTATTCAGGAATAGTTATAATAGGTGGTCTTTCTATACTTAAAATTTCTACAGGATTAGGAATCCTTTCGTTTTCTTTTTTTTGAATCATAATATGTTCGTTGTTGAGATCTGTCTTTAAAGCTATCTTACCGTATTTTTCTAATCTTTTTAAAACTACTTTGGTAAGTTCAAAAGCCATCTTGCTCAAAGATTGTAAGGGTTGATTCTCATGAACTCTTAACTCAAGATCCACTTGAGCTATGATTTGACTTCCATATTTTTCTGCTATATCGATGAGATGGGCAATTTCGACCCCGTATCCAACAAAAAAAGGCAAATTTTCTAAAACTTCTCTTCTTCCAGCGTATTCCCCACTAAGAGGTTGTATAATAGTTGCTAATTCGGGATAGAAAAGAGAAAATAAAGGGCGAGCAACTAATTCTGTTACCCTTCCACCTCCTGATGGCTGGACACCGCCTTTTCCAACAATGGGTCTTTCATAAAAAGCTTTTACATACGATACATCCGGATTTTTTAATAAGGTACCAACTAATCCGTACACGAACTTAGGATGAATATTCTCAATATCGGAATCTACCCAAACGATTATATCTCCATTCAATGCGTAAAGGCTCTTCCAAAGGTTTTCTCCTTTTCCCCTATAAAATCCATATTCTGGTAAAATATCTCCCGAGAAGAACACTTTTGCTCCATACTCTTTTGCTATAGAAACTGTTTCATCTTCAGATCCAGAATCTATAACAGCTATTTCATCTAACAAAGGATACCTTTCCATTAACTCTGTTTTCATTATTAATATTTCTTTGCCTATAGTTTTTTCTTCATTCAACGCTGGAAAGGCGAGGGAAATCTTTAAGTTTTGTTCTTCTTTTAGTTTAACAAGTTCTTTCAAATTTGAAAAATTAGAATGATGAAAGGCTCTTTTTAAAACACTATCACTCATTTTTGATCTCCCCCTTATGTTTAATCTGTTTCCTCATCAATTATATCTTCAATTGACTCTTCAAGAATATTTTCAGCTACAACATTATCTAAAATCATTAATATTTGCGTTAAACCTTTTGTTATTTCATCTCTTTCAAAGAACTCATTTTCTTCCGTAACCTCACCTTTAGCTATGCCTAAAGATATAGCGGGGATACCAGATTTTATTATCAATGCCTCATCCCTTCCTAAAGGACAAAAGTTTGTTTTAAGACCTAGGTTTTTTTGAATCTCTGAAATTTGTTCTATAAAAGGATGATCTTTTGGTATTAGACTGCTAGGAATATAAGACAGTAAATTTAATTTGATTCTTGATTTGTATCTATTGGCTAATTCTCCAACAGTTGATCTTAAATTCTCGCTGATCGTTTCTAGATCTTGATCTCCCTCACTTTTTATTTCAAGAATTACTTCGGTGTTGTCTTTGAATTTGTCTAATTTTTGGATACTTATGGATGTGCCTTCCATATCGCTATTATCTTTTAAATCTGATGTAATCTTATACAAAATTTCTAAAGTCGAGGGGGATTTGAACTTCTTATGCATTAAATCAGGAGAATAGAACCTAAGCTTATAAACATACTTACCTAACGATCTATGCCCTAAATCTCCCAAATTTATACTGTTAATTTTTATTGCGTAATCTAACTTGTTTATATTATTTTGCAAAAACTGACCTAAACTCAAAAATTTATTTTTCCTTGCTTGGTTTAAAAAAAGAAATATAACGTTGTTGTTTAGAGTAATGTTTTCATTATGGAGGAAGTTTATTAGTGTTATAAGGGCAGCTATCTTTAAAGAGGAAGTAACTGCTCCTGTTCCAGATATCTTTCCTTTTTGTACTCTTACAAACCTTTCAACAAGTGGTTCCGTCACCTCATCGACCGTGGTAAAAACAAGAGAAGTTTGAGCATTCTCATTGTTTATAAAAGGAACATAAACATTTCCTTCTGCATCTTCTTGGATATTTGGTATATTAGAGTTTTCAA encodes:
- a CDS encoding glucosyl-3-phosphoglycerate synthase; amino-acid sequence: MSDSVLKRAFHHSNFSNLKELVKLKEEQNLKISLAFPALNEEKTIGKEILIMKTELMERYPLLDEIAVIDSGSEDETVSIAKEYGAKVFFSGDILPEYGFYRGKGENLWKSLYALNGDIIVWVDSDIENIHPKFVYGLVGTLLKNPDVSYVKAFYERPIVGKGGVQPSGGGRVTELVARPLFSLFYPELATIIQPLSGEYAGRREVLENLPFFVGYGVEIAHLIDIAEKYGSQIIAQVDLELRVHENQPLQSLSKMAFELTKVVLKRLEKYGKIALKTDLNNEHIMIQKKENERIPNPVEILSIERPPIITIPEYQQKFSKGEKV